From the genome of Acropora palmata chromosome 4, jaAcrPala1.3, whole genome shotgun sequence, one region includes:
- the LOC141878279 gene encoding uncharacterized protein LOC141878279 has translation MQQRSTIKILVCLGVLFFVSCRGQSAQHSCAECQCCYDLAEICLDQCEDPSECTDCSEYRENCEEDLGCRKRKRVFQNPIKMKADHRTNGFISDKKGFASNDKRCNNSLSCIFTKRRNNRQYQHALKQEKSI, from the coding sequence AGATATTAGTTTGCCTTGGAGTGCTGTTTTTCGTCTCTTGTCGCGGGCAAAGTGCTCAACATTCTTGTGCTGAGTGTCAATGCTGTTACGATCTTGCAGAGATATGCCTGGATCAATGTGAGGATCCAAGTGAATGCACGGATTGCTCCGAATACAGAGAAAATTGCGAGGAAGATTTGGGTTGCCGTAAAAGAAAACGAGTGTTTCAAAATCCGATAAAGATGAAAGCCGATCACAGGACCAATGGTTTCATTTCAGATAAAAAAGGTTTCGCAAGCAATGATAAAAGATGTAACAATTCGCTAAGTTGTATTTTCACTAAACGTAGAAACAACCGGCAATATCAACATGCATTGAAACAGGAAAAGAGcatttaa